In Seriola aureovittata isolate HTS-2021-v1 ecotype China chromosome 17, ASM2101889v1, whole genome shotgun sequence, a genomic segment contains:
- the LOC130185881 gene encoding SRC kinase signaling inhibitor 1-like isoform X2 gives MGNAPSQANAGACFPKQDPERGGSHMISTDDLEYPREYRTLGNSARRFSNVGLVHTSEHRHTVSAAQSLEALTNLHKADMERKRDAFMDHLKSKYQQQQQLQHPHHSPHHNPPSPSPSHSSMRGTSERSAREQQQPNYWSFKSRSPRHSQSTQSGLADQAAKLSFASAESLETMSEADIPLGFNRMNRFRQSLPLSRSASQNKLRSPGVLFLQYGDETRRVHITHELSSLDTLHALIVHMFPQKLTAGMLKSPNTAILIKDEARNVFYELEDVRDIQDRSIIKIYRKEPIYASYPAAAHLANGDLRREIVYSSRDSSPTRRLNTLPSSTASGSSGSPSRSRLSYSGGRPPSFSGSHPQHEQPRHPHHPPASHAANAGLSPSPSAILERRDVKPDEEVSAKNMALMKNEGLYADPYSLMHEGRLSIASTQSLAAIGDPFSFPVSSGLYRRGSVRSLSTYSAAALQGDLEDSLYKPGGSLYSDTYSSATLGMGFRMPPSSPQKIPDMQLRDRDSYSSSPSRASPVRQTFRKDSSSVFVESPKSRPSSGSEPLCLTAGPGEGGRATPGFGSSLSGQDSDTSRDHRLERMEAMEKQIASLTGLVQSVLTRAPDSDSTCGLLRLCMMAGCPPDQGTEFSRPLPFSSSEKTETNSDGSATGTGRLKQKAHTPSAPLALMPPPPSNINQVNSVGRLQMQLHLHGLQQNATDLRKQLTQLRKIQMENQDSVKTLLKRTEAELNVRVADALRKQEDPLQRQRLLVEEERLKYLNEEELIIQQLHDLEKSVEEIQKESSVNHKLVTVQELEEKATVLRKLGETLTELKNQFPGLQSKMRVVLRVEVEAVKFLKEEPHRLDALLKRCKSITDTLATMRKQANEGVWKKQEDFSSPSSKHNDDLRKFADFDIPTSPPLTINDLGGGNSLSNWSPHTSLSRGHGNPSGPHKDNYPPVPHKGKALEELERRAAADKALSVEVRLAAERDWEEKRASLTQYSAQDINRLLEETQAELMKAIPDLDFAAKQIKPSSNPTSSQTPQSGTATPEHRASKPQHKLSGKEGGSRRGSDELTVPRYRTEKPSKSPPPPPPRRSFPSSPGITTRSGEPLIPGKSIKKSESEETEGQKPHVKLRRTVSENPRPASTPPTLASGDKEEGEEEKIAAELELFERAPLRLTLPPHHFLPVSPRNRNSVPPCRLDLWPSKAPGTEGSRLSPVPHIVLTECLPASPTASEDPVRDLANDSVEENPSRDWTGHRTAYEAQMSKQRDSFGGSLQPEREQHCFKQDMGLKQELALLLTEMEVRVVSSLEAQELSKTAGRVLKTLTILPQTREVSEAQLSDRPLLVLFREEKSVREAYRLLYSLLESSKPVPKPRIKSSLYPGQQNSLVEALRRGTETGDRTLTVQYNTETKMIPEVKQVLENSTLEYSESDSSVDSLASRMRTTEDVRRSTYRRLDSLEETIRELENTLIEISGHPTAEQLYTETAIKSAPAQVTGIPTSETKKPPVPPKPSSLNPASNQGGNSSSVGKILHSSAASKLKHLQQNSTDKTKIGKREDFLKIQGQQQ, from the exons CCAACGCCGGGGCCTGTTTTCCTAAGCAAG ATCCCGAGCGTGGTGGCAGTCACATGATCTCGACAGATGACTTGGAGTATCCAAGGGAGTACCGGACGCTGGGGAACAGCGCTCGGCGCTTCTCCAATGTGGGCCTGGTGCACACATCGGAGCATCGCCACACTGTCAGCGCCGCCCAGAGCCTGGAGGCTCTGACCAACCTGCATAAGGCTGACATGGAACGCAAGAGGGATGCCTTCATGGACCACCTGAAGAGCAagtaccagcagcagcagcagctgcagcatccGCACCACAGCCCACACCACAACCCGCCATCGCCCTCACCCTCCCATTCCAGCATGAGGGGCACGTCGGAGCGGTCTGCACGTGAGCAG CAACAGCCCAACTACTGGAGCTTTAAG AGCCGCAGTCCACGGCATTCCCAGTCTACCCAGTCTGGGCTTGCCGACCAGGCCGCCAAGCTCTCCTTTGCCTCTGCTGAATCCTTGGAGACCATGTCAGAAGCTGACATCCCCCTGGGGTTCAACCGGATGAACCGCTTCCGCCAGAGCCTGCCGCTGTCCCGCTCTGCCAGCCAGAATAAGCTACGATCTCCAG GCGTGCTGTTCCTGCAGTACGGGGATGAGACACGCCGGGTGCACATCACCCACGAGCTGAGCAGCCTGGACACGCTGCACGCCCTCATCGTCCACATGTTCCCTCAGAAGTTGACAGCGGGTATGCTGAAGTCACCCAACACAGCCATCTTGATCAAGGATGAGGCACGTAACGTCTTCTACGAGCTGGAGGATGTGCGGGACATCCAGGACCGCAGCATCATCAAGATTTACCGCAAAGAGCCCATCTATGCTTCTTACCCTGCTGCTGCACACCTTGCTAATGGAGACCTGAGG agggagatAGTGTACTCCTCTCGCGACTCCTCTCCAACTCGCCGCCTCAacaccctcccctcctctaCGGCCTCAGGGTCTTCTGGCTCTCCCTCCCGTTCACGCCTCTCCTACAGCGGGGGCcgccctccctccttctccgGGTCCCATCCCCAGCATGAACAGCCCCGACACCCCCACCATCCCCCAGCCAGCCACGCTGCCAATGCAGGCCTGTCTCCTTCACCCAGCGCCATCCTAGAGCGCCGTGATGTCAAGCCTGATGAAGAAGTGTCTGCGAAAAATATGGCATTAATGAAGAACGAGGGGCTGTATGCAGATCCCTACAGCTTGATGCACGAGGGCCGCCTCAGCATTGCTTCCACCCAGTCTTTAGCTGCCATTGGGGACCCCTTTAGCTTCCCTGTTTCCAGTGGCCTGTACCGCCGTGGCTCTGTGCGATCCCTCAGCACCTACTCGGCCGCTGCTCTTCAGGGCGATCTGGAGGACTCCCTCTACAAGCCTGGAGGCTCACTCTACTCTGACACATATTCCTCAGCCACTCTGGGCATGGGTTTTCGCATGCCGCCCTCATCCCCACAGAAAATTCCTGACATGCAGCTGAGGGACAGGGACTCATATTCTAGCTCACCCAGCAGAGCCTCACCCGTCAGGCAGACGTTTCGCAAGGACTCGTCCTCCGTGTTTGTGGAGAGCCCAAAGTCGAGGCCCAGCTCCGGTTCAGAGCCCCTTTGTCTGACAGCCGGGCCTGGGGAGGGCGGCAGGGCCACACCTGGTTTTGGTTCTTCATTGTCTGGACAAGACTCTGACACTAGCAG GGATCATCGCCTGGAGCGTATGGAGGCCATGGAGAAGCAGATAGCCAGCCTGACTGGCCTGGTCCAGAGTGTGCTGACCAGAGCACCAGACAGTGACAGCAC ATGCGGCCTGCTGCGTCTCTGCATGATGGCGGGCTGCCCTCCAGACCAAGGGACGGAGTTCTCACGGCCATTACCTTTCTCTTCCAGCGAGAAGACCGAAACCAACAGTGACGGCTCCGCCACTGGAA CTGGACGGCTGAAGCAGAAAG CTCATACACCATCGGCACCTCTAGCTCTGATGCCACCACCACCTTCTAACATAAACCAGGTGAACAGCGTCGGCCGCTTGCAGATGCAGCTCCACCTGCACGGCCTGCAGCAAAATGCCACCGACCTGCGCAAACAGCTCACCCAGCTGCGCAAGATACAG ATGGAGAACCAGGATTCGGTGAAAACATTGCTGAAACGGACAGAAGCGGAGCTGAATGTGCGCGTTGCTGACGCCCTGAGGAAGCAGGAGGATCCTCTGCAGAGACAGCGCCtcctggtggaggaggagagactcAAGTACCTCAATGAGGAGGAGCTCATCATCCAGCAACTCCA CGACCTGGAGAAGTCGGTGGAGGAGATCCAGAAGGAATCATCTGTCAACCACAAGCTCGTGACggtgcaggagctggaggagaaggcCACTGTTCTGAGAAAGCTGGGAGAAACACTCACAGAACTGAAAA ATCAGTTCCCAGGCCTGCAGAGTAAGATGCGGGTGGTGCTCAGGGTAGAAGTGGAGGCCGTCAAATTCCTGAAAGAAGAGCCACACAGACTCGACGCCCTGTTAAAACGCTGCAAGAGTATAACTGACACCCTCGCGACCATGCGCAA ACAAGCAAATGAGGGGGTGTGGAAAAAGCAGGAGGACTTCTCCAGTCCTTCATCAAAGCACAATGATGACTTGCGAAAGTTCGCAGACTTTGACATTCCCACCAGCCCACCACTCACCATCAATGACCTCGGGGGTGGCAACAGCCTGTCCAACTGGAGCCCCCACACTAGCCTCAGCCGAGGCCACGGGAACCCGTCCGGCCCCCACAAGGACAATTATCCTCCTGTCCCCCACAAGGGAAAAgccctggaggagctggagcgcCGCGCTGCTGCAGATAAAGCTTTGTCCGTAGAGGTCCGACTG GCAGCAGAGCGGGACTGGGAGGAGAAGCGGGCCAGTCTGACCCAGTACAGCGCTCAGGACATCAACCGGCTGCTGGAGGAGACCCAGGCCGAGTTAATGAAGGCTATTCCTGACCTGGACTTTGCTGCCAAGCAGATCAAGCCCAGCTCCAACCCAACGTCCTCTCAGACCCCTCAGAGTGGGACGGCAACCCCAGAGCACCGTGCCAGCAAGCCCCAGCACAAGCTTTctgggaaggagggaggatCCAGGCGTGGCTCTG ATGAGCTGACAGTGCCTCGATATCGCACAGAGAAACCCTCCaagtctcctcctccaccgccaCCGAGACGTAGCTTCCCATCCTCTCCAGGCATTACCACCCGCAGCGGAGAGCCCCTCATTCCTGGTAAAAGTATAAAG AAGTCTGAATCTGAAGAGACTGAAGGCCAGAAGCCTCATGTAAAGCTGAGGAGGACCGTGTCCGAAAACCCTCGTCCTGCATCTACACCCCCCACACTGGCCTCTGGGGAcaaggaggaaggggaggaagaaaaaattGCTGCCGAACTGGAG CTGTTTGAGAGAGCCCCGCTCAGGCTCACCCTGCCCCCTCACCATTTCCTGCCTGTTAGCCCTCGCAACAGGAACAGCGTACCCCCATGCAGACTGGACCTGTGGCCCTCTAAGGCCCCGGGCACTGAG GGAAGTCGCTTGTCTCCTGTCCCCCACATCGTGTTGACAGAGTGTTTGCCAGCTTCGCCCACTGCCTCAGAGGATCCCGTCAGAGATTTAGCAAACGACTCTGTGGAGGAGAATCCATCACGAGATTGGACAGGTCATCGCACAGCCTACGAGGCTCAAATGTCAAAGCAAAGGGATTCATTTGGAGGCTCTCTTCAGCCTGAGCGAGAGCAGCATTGTTTTAAACAGGATATGGGATTAAAACAGGAGCTTGCCCTGCTGTTGACAGAGATGGAGGTGAGGGTGGTGTCTTCTCTTGAGGCCCAGGAGCTCAGCAAGACTGCAGGAAGAGTTTTAAAGACTCTAACCATCTTACCACAGACAAGAGAAGTCTCTGAGGCTCAGCTGAGTGACCGACCACTGCTAGTGCTCTTCAGGGAGGAAAAATCAGTCCGAGAGGCCTACAGGCTGCTGTATTCCCTTCTGGAGTCATCCAAGCCGGTGCCCAAACCCAGAATAAAATCCTCCCTTTACCCAGGCCAGCAGAACTCTCTGGTGGAGGCTCTGAGAAGAGGGACAGAAACAGGGGACAGGACGCTGACAGTTCAGTACAACACTGAGACTAAGATGATTCCTGAGGTAAAGCAGGTTTTAGAAAATAGTACTCTTGAGTACAGTGAGTCAGACAGCTCTGTGGACAGTCTTGCCAGTCGGATGAGAACGACAGAAGACGTCCGACGCAGCACCTACAGGAGGCTGGACAGCTTGGAGGAGACTATTCGAGAGCTGGAGAACACCTTGATAGAGATCAGTGGCCATCCAACTGCAGAGCAGCTCTACACTGAGACAGCCATCAAAAGTGCTCCTGCACAGGTGACCGGTATTCCGACCTCGGAGACCAAGAAGCCTCCAGTCCCACCCAAGCCGTCGTCTTTGAATCCAGCATCGAACCAG gGAGGGAATAGCTCCAGCGTTGGTAAGATTCTCCACTCCTCGGCTGCCTCCAAGCTGAAGCACCTGCAGCAGAACAGCACAGACAAGACTAAAATTGGCAAAAGAGAGGACTTCTTGAAGATCCAGGGCCAGCAGCAG
- the LOC130185881 gene encoding SRC kinase signaling inhibitor 1-like isoform X6, translated as MGNAPSQANAGACFPKQDPERGGSHMISTDDLEYPREYRTLGNSARRFSNVGLVHTSEHRHTVSAAQSLEALTNLHKADMERKRDAFMDHLKSKYQQQQQLQHPHHSPHHNPPSPSPSHSSMRGTSERSAREQQQPNYWSFKSRSPRHSQSTQSGLADQAAKLSFASAESLETMSEADIPLGFNRMNRFRQSLPLSRSASQNKLRSPGVLFLQYGDETRRVHITHELSSLDTLHALIVHMFPQKLTAGMLKSPNTAILIKDEARNVFYELEDVRDIQDRSIIKIYRKEPIYASYPAAAHLANGDLRREIVYSSRDSSPTRRLNTLPSSTASGSSGSPSRSRLSYSGGRPPSFSGSHPQHEQPRHPHHPPASHAANAGLSPSPSAILERRDVKPDEEVSAKNMALMKNEGLYADPYSLMHEGRLSIASTQSLAAIGDPFSFPVSSGLYRRGSVRSLSTYSAAALQGDLEDSLYKPGGSLYSDTYSSATLGMGFRMPPSSPQKIPDMQLRDRDSYSSSPSRASPVRQTFRKDSSSVFVESPKSRPSSGSEPLCLTAGPGEGGRATPGFGSSLSGQDSDTSRDHRLERMEAMEKQIASLTGLVQSVLTRAPDSDSTEKTETNSDGSATGTHTPSAPLALMPPPPSNINQVNSVGRLQMQLHLHGLQQNATDLRKQLTQLRKIQMENQDSVKTLLKRTEAELNVRVADALRKQEDPLQRQRLLVEEERLKYLNEEELIIQQLHDLEKSVEEIQKESSVNHKLVTVQELEEKATVLRKLGETLTELKNQFPGLQSKMRVVLRVEVEAVKFLKEEPHRLDALLKRCKSITDTLATMRKQANEGVWKKQEDFSSPSSKHNDDLRKFADFDIPTSPPLTINDLGGGNSLSNWSPHTSLSRGHGNPSGPHKDNYPPVPHKGKALEELERRAAADKALSVEVRLAAERDWEEKRASLTQYSAQDINRLLEETQAELMKAIPDLDFAAKQIKPSSNPTSSQTPQSGTATPEHRASKPQHKLSGKEGGSRRGSDELTVPRYRTEKPSKSPPPPPPRRSFPSSPGITTRSGEPLIPGKSIKKSESEETEGQKPHVKLRRTVSENPRPASTPPTLASGDKEEGEEEKIAAELELFERAPLRLTLPPHHFLPVSPRNRNSVPPCRLDLWPSKAPGTEGSRLSPVPHIVLTECLPASPTASEDPVRDLANDSVEENPSRDWTGHRTAYEAQMSKQRDSFGGSLQPEREQHCFKQDMGLKQELALLLTEMEVRVVSSLEAQELSKTAGRVLKTLTILPQTREVSEAQLSDRPLLVLFREEKSVREAYRLLYSLLESSKPVPKPRIKSSLYPGQQNSLVEALRRGTETGDRTLTVQYNTETKMIPEVKQVLENSTLEYSESDSSVDSLASRMRTTEDVRRSTYRRLDSLEETIRELENTLIEISGHPTAEQLYTETAIKSAPAQVTGIPTSETKKPPVPPKPSSLNPASNQGGNSSSVGKILHSSAASKLKHLQQNSTDKTKIGKREDFLKIQGQQQQ; from the exons CCAACGCCGGGGCCTGTTTTCCTAAGCAAG ATCCCGAGCGTGGTGGCAGTCACATGATCTCGACAGATGACTTGGAGTATCCAAGGGAGTACCGGACGCTGGGGAACAGCGCTCGGCGCTTCTCCAATGTGGGCCTGGTGCACACATCGGAGCATCGCCACACTGTCAGCGCCGCCCAGAGCCTGGAGGCTCTGACCAACCTGCATAAGGCTGACATGGAACGCAAGAGGGATGCCTTCATGGACCACCTGAAGAGCAagtaccagcagcagcagcagctgcagcatccGCACCACAGCCCACACCACAACCCGCCATCGCCCTCACCCTCCCATTCCAGCATGAGGGGCACGTCGGAGCGGTCTGCACGTGAGCAG CAACAGCCCAACTACTGGAGCTTTAAG AGCCGCAGTCCACGGCATTCCCAGTCTACCCAGTCTGGGCTTGCCGACCAGGCCGCCAAGCTCTCCTTTGCCTCTGCTGAATCCTTGGAGACCATGTCAGAAGCTGACATCCCCCTGGGGTTCAACCGGATGAACCGCTTCCGCCAGAGCCTGCCGCTGTCCCGCTCTGCCAGCCAGAATAAGCTACGATCTCCAG GCGTGCTGTTCCTGCAGTACGGGGATGAGACACGCCGGGTGCACATCACCCACGAGCTGAGCAGCCTGGACACGCTGCACGCCCTCATCGTCCACATGTTCCCTCAGAAGTTGACAGCGGGTATGCTGAAGTCACCCAACACAGCCATCTTGATCAAGGATGAGGCACGTAACGTCTTCTACGAGCTGGAGGATGTGCGGGACATCCAGGACCGCAGCATCATCAAGATTTACCGCAAAGAGCCCATCTATGCTTCTTACCCTGCTGCTGCACACCTTGCTAATGGAGACCTGAGG agggagatAGTGTACTCCTCTCGCGACTCCTCTCCAACTCGCCGCCTCAacaccctcccctcctctaCGGCCTCAGGGTCTTCTGGCTCTCCCTCCCGTTCACGCCTCTCCTACAGCGGGGGCcgccctccctccttctccgGGTCCCATCCCCAGCATGAACAGCCCCGACACCCCCACCATCCCCCAGCCAGCCACGCTGCCAATGCAGGCCTGTCTCCTTCACCCAGCGCCATCCTAGAGCGCCGTGATGTCAAGCCTGATGAAGAAGTGTCTGCGAAAAATATGGCATTAATGAAGAACGAGGGGCTGTATGCAGATCCCTACAGCTTGATGCACGAGGGCCGCCTCAGCATTGCTTCCACCCAGTCTTTAGCTGCCATTGGGGACCCCTTTAGCTTCCCTGTTTCCAGTGGCCTGTACCGCCGTGGCTCTGTGCGATCCCTCAGCACCTACTCGGCCGCTGCTCTTCAGGGCGATCTGGAGGACTCCCTCTACAAGCCTGGAGGCTCACTCTACTCTGACACATATTCCTCAGCCACTCTGGGCATGGGTTTTCGCATGCCGCCCTCATCCCCACAGAAAATTCCTGACATGCAGCTGAGGGACAGGGACTCATATTCTAGCTCACCCAGCAGAGCCTCACCCGTCAGGCAGACGTTTCGCAAGGACTCGTCCTCCGTGTTTGTGGAGAGCCCAAAGTCGAGGCCCAGCTCCGGTTCAGAGCCCCTTTGTCTGACAGCCGGGCCTGGGGAGGGCGGCAGGGCCACACCTGGTTTTGGTTCTTCATTGTCTGGACAAGACTCTGACACTAGCAG GGATCATCGCCTGGAGCGTATGGAGGCCATGGAGAAGCAGATAGCCAGCCTGACTGGCCTGGTCCAGAGTGTGCTGACCAGAGCACCAGACAGTGACAGCAC CGAGAAGACCGAAACCAACAGTGACGGCTCCGCCACTGGAA CTCATACACCATCGGCACCTCTAGCTCTGATGCCACCACCACCTTCTAACATAAACCAGGTGAACAGCGTCGGCCGCTTGCAGATGCAGCTCCACCTGCACGGCCTGCAGCAAAATGCCACCGACCTGCGCAAACAGCTCACCCAGCTGCGCAAGATACAG ATGGAGAACCAGGATTCGGTGAAAACATTGCTGAAACGGACAGAAGCGGAGCTGAATGTGCGCGTTGCTGACGCCCTGAGGAAGCAGGAGGATCCTCTGCAGAGACAGCGCCtcctggtggaggaggagagactcAAGTACCTCAATGAGGAGGAGCTCATCATCCAGCAACTCCA CGACCTGGAGAAGTCGGTGGAGGAGATCCAGAAGGAATCATCTGTCAACCACAAGCTCGTGACggtgcaggagctggaggagaaggcCACTGTTCTGAGAAAGCTGGGAGAAACACTCACAGAACTGAAAA ATCAGTTCCCAGGCCTGCAGAGTAAGATGCGGGTGGTGCTCAGGGTAGAAGTGGAGGCCGTCAAATTCCTGAAAGAAGAGCCACACAGACTCGACGCCCTGTTAAAACGCTGCAAGAGTATAACTGACACCCTCGCGACCATGCGCAA ACAAGCAAATGAGGGGGTGTGGAAAAAGCAGGAGGACTTCTCCAGTCCTTCATCAAAGCACAATGATGACTTGCGAAAGTTCGCAGACTTTGACATTCCCACCAGCCCACCACTCACCATCAATGACCTCGGGGGTGGCAACAGCCTGTCCAACTGGAGCCCCCACACTAGCCTCAGCCGAGGCCACGGGAACCCGTCCGGCCCCCACAAGGACAATTATCCTCCTGTCCCCCACAAGGGAAAAgccctggaggagctggagcgcCGCGCTGCTGCAGATAAAGCTTTGTCCGTAGAGGTCCGACTG GCAGCAGAGCGGGACTGGGAGGAGAAGCGGGCCAGTCTGACCCAGTACAGCGCTCAGGACATCAACCGGCTGCTGGAGGAGACCCAGGCCGAGTTAATGAAGGCTATTCCTGACCTGGACTTTGCTGCCAAGCAGATCAAGCCCAGCTCCAACCCAACGTCCTCTCAGACCCCTCAGAGTGGGACGGCAACCCCAGAGCACCGTGCCAGCAAGCCCCAGCACAAGCTTTctgggaaggagggaggatCCAGGCGTGGCTCTG ATGAGCTGACAGTGCCTCGATATCGCACAGAGAAACCCTCCaagtctcctcctccaccgccaCCGAGACGTAGCTTCCCATCCTCTCCAGGCATTACCACCCGCAGCGGAGAGCCCCTCATTCCTGGTAAAAGTATAAAG AAGTCTGAATCTGAAGAGACTGAAGGCCAGAAGCCTCATGTAAAGCTGAGGAGGACCGTGTCCGAAAACCCTCGTCCTGCATCTACACCCCCCACACTGGCCTCTGGGGAcaaggaggaaggggaggaagaaaaaattGCTGCCGAACTGGAG CTGTTTGAGAGAGCCCCGCTCAGGCTCACCCTGCCCCCTCACCATTTCCTGCCTGTTAGCCCTCGCAACAGGAACAGCGTACCCCCATGCAGACTGGACCTGTGGCCCTCTAAGGCCCCGGGCACTGAG GGAAGTCGCTTGTCTCCTGTCCCCCACATCGTGTTGACAGAGTGTTTGCCAGCTTCGCCCACTGCCTCAGAGGATCCCGTCAGAGATTTAGCAAACGACTCTGTGGAGGAGAATCCATCACGAGATTGGACAGGTCATCGCACAGCCTACGAGGCTCAAATGTCAAAGCAAAGGGATTCATTTGGAGGCTCTCTTCAGCCTGAGCGAGAGCAGCATTGTTTTAAACAGGATATGGGATTAAAACAGGAGCTTGCCCTGCTGTTGACAGAGATGGAGGTGAGGGTGGTGTCTTCTCTTGAGGCCCAGGAGCTCAGCAAGACTGCAGGAAGAGTTTTAAAGACTCTAACCATCTTACCACAGACAAGAGAAGTCTCTGAGGCTCAGCTGAGTGACCGACCACTGCTAGTGCTCTTCAGGGAGGAAAAATCAGTCCGAGAGGCCTACAGGCTGCTGTATTCCCTTCTGGAGTCATCCAAGCCGGTGCCCAAACCCAGAATAAAATCCTCCCTTTACCCAGGCCAGCAGAACTCTCTGGTGGAGGCTCTGAGAAGAGGGACAGAAACAGGGGACAGGACGCTGACAGTTCAGTACAACACTGAGACTAAGATGATTCCTGAGGTAAAGCAGGTTTTAGAAAATAGTACTCTTGAGTACAGTGAGTCAGACAGCTCTGTGGACAGTCTTGCCAGTCGGATGAGAACGACAGAAGACGTCCGACGCAGCACCTACAGGAGGCTGGACAGCTTGGAGGAGACTATTCGAGAGCTGGAGAACACCTTGATAGAGATCAGTGGCCATCCAACTGCAGAGCAGCTCTACACTGAGACAGCCATCAAAAGTGCTCCTGCACAGGTGACCGGTATTCCGACCTCGGAGACCAAGAAGCCTCCAGTCCCACCCAAGCCGTCGTCTTTGAATCCAGCATCGAACCAG gGAGGGAATAGCTCCAGCGTTGGTAAGATTCTCCACTCCTCGGCTGCCTCCAAGCTGAAGCACCTGCAGCAGAACAGCACAGACAAGACTAAAATTGGCAAAAGAGAGGACTTCTTGAAGATCCAGGGCCAGCAGCAG